The Bradysia coprophila strain Holo2 chromosome IV unlocalized genomic scaffold, BU_Bcop_v1 contig_81, whole genome shotgun sequence genome has a window encoding:
- the LOC119072401 gene encoding uncharacterized protein LOC119072401 isoform X1 yields the protein MQNCSRPFNEYTHAELRPPRGGNSAAANHKLSVDAPEFVPQTKIPSMDVGVVPHQQHTPYQPYHQLPHQVQHHNPHTMNHNNQMNHNHTNQKRSGRFSVQDRLGLGGPVSHQQQQQQHHHHHHHQQQQQQHHHHQHYNVGSSMGGGSGYHQQQQQQQQQQHHQQNNADVRGSNPSEAESHVLSFLIEVMRKLNADPGSFESYQKELNSLYLEYAHNEFVISNAIEIIFDQSINEQNFRYMGARICRLLDALDASPDSVFRHLLRLKMNYNQEENMAFITNDAHKVRGTTLFLAELYIQLQNDGHRIGDVAKSIYKAISLLLQKTTPENIKCVCQTLKLCGYELEIDFPMEAADVLSILKQVKDIDVSTERLLKSVLELSQNRWGRTEAVLNAPIIEHNIQPNYSNDPVFYGPDGEIITEEESKFLSDIPAYPNFDYCEDSNDADELAEPEPEMDLEIQMAFKDFVKSQHNQK from the exons atgcagAACTGTAGTCGGCCTTTCAACGAGTACACCCATGCCGAATTAAGACCACCGCGAGGAGGAAATAGTG CTG CTGCCAACCACAAACTGTCGGTGGATGCTCCAGAATTCGTTCCACAAACGAAAATTCCGTCAATGGATGTGGGTGTTGTGCCACATCAGCAGCACACACCATATCAGCCGTACCATCAACTGCCGCACCAAGTACAACATCATAATCCACATACAATGAACCATAACAATCAGATGAATCACAATCACACGAACCAGAAACGAAGTGGTCGATTTTCCGTTCAAGATCGTTTGGGCCTTGGTGGACCGGTTTCACatcagcagcagcagcagcagcatcATCACCACCACCATCatcaacagcagcagcagcagcaccatcatcatcaacaCTACAATGTCGGTTCGTCGATGGGTGGCGGTAGCGGTTACcatcagcaacaacaacagcagcagcagcaacaacatcATCAGCAGAATAATGCGGATGTTAGAGGATCCAATCCG TCGGAAGCCGAATCCCATGTCCTCAGCTTCTTGATTGAAGTGATGAGAAAGTTGAACGCTGATCCTGGGTCATTCGAATCATACCAAAAGGAGCTGAATTCACTGTACCTCGAATATGCACACAATGAATTTGTCATCAGCAATGCCatcgaaattatatttgacCAG TCCATCAATGAACAAAATTTCCGGTACATGGGAGCACGGATTTGTCGCTTACTCGATGCTCTGGACGCATCGCCGGACAGTGTGTTCAGACATTTGTTGCGCCTGAAAATGAACTACAATCAGGAAGAGAATATGGCTTTCATCACCAACGATGCACACAAAGTACGCGGCACAACATTATTCTTGGCTGAACTATACATTCAATTGCAGAAC GACGGACATAGAATCGGCGATGTTGCCAAAAGCATTTACAAGGCAATCAGTTTATTGTTGCAGAAGACCACTCCGGAGAACATTAAATGCGTTTGTCAAACCTTGAAG CTGTGCGGCTACGaactcgaaattgattttcccaTGGAAGCAGCCGACGTTCTCAGCATACTTAAACAAGTGAAAGATATTGATGTTTCAACTGAACGATTATTGAAGTCTGTGCTGGAATTGAGTCAAAATCGTTGGGGACGAACTGAAGCCG TCCTCAATGCACCGATAATTGAACATAACATTCAGCCAAACTACAGTAATGATCCCGTGTTTTATGGGCCCGATGGCGAAATAATCACCGAAGAAGAGAGCAAATTCCTTTCCGATATTCCAGCCTATCCGAATTTCGACTATTGTGAAGA TAGCAATGATGCCGATGAGCTGGCCGAACCTGAACCAGAAATGGATCTAGAAATTCAAATGGCGTTTAAGGACTTTGTGAAAAGTCAACATAATcagaaatga
- the LOC119072401 gene encoding uncharacterized protein LOC119072401 isoform X2, whose amino-acid sequence MQNCSRPFNEYTHAELRPPRGGNSAANHKLSVDAPEFVPQTKIPSMDVGVVPHQQHTPYQPYHQLPHQVQHHNPHTMNHNNQMNHNHTNQKRSGRFSVQDRLGLGGPVSHQQQQQQHHHHHHHQQQQQQHHHHQHYNVGSSMGGGSGYHQQQQQQQQQQHHQQNNADVRGSNPSEAESHVLSFLIEVMRKLNADPGSFESYQKELNSLYLEYAHNEFVISNAIEIIFDQSINEQNFRYMGARICRLLDALDASPDSVFRHLLRLKMNYNQEENMAFITNDAHKVRGTTLFLAELYIQLQNDGHRIGDVAKSIYKAISLLLQKTTPENIKCVCQTLKLCGYELEIDFPMEAADVLSILKQVKDIDVSTERLLKSVLELSQNRWGRTEAVLNAPIIEHNIQPNYSNDPVFYGPDGEIITEEESKFLSDIPAYPNFDYCEDSNDADELAEPEPEMDLEIQMAFKDFVKSQHNQK is encoded by the exons atgcagAACTGTAGTCGGCCTTTCAACGAGTACACCCATGCCGAATTAAGACCACCGCGAGGAGGAAATAGTG CTGCCAACCACAAACTGTCGGTGGATGCTCCAGAATTCGTTCCACAAACGAAAATTCCGTCAATGGATGTGGGTGTTGTGCCACATCAGCAGCACACACCATATCAGCCGTACCATCAACTGCCGCACCAAGTACAACATCATAATCCACATACAATGAACCATAACAATCAGATGAATCACAATCACACGAACCAGAAACGAAGTGGTCGATTTTCCGTTCAAGATCGTTTGGGCCTTGGTGGACCGGTTTCACatcagcagcagcagcagcagcatcATCACCACCACCATCatcaacagcagcagcagcagcaccatcatcatcaacaCTACAATGTCGGTTCGTCGATGGGTGGCGGTAGCGGTTACcatcagcaacaacaacagcagcagcagcaacaacatcATCAGCAGAATAATGCGGATGTTAGAGGATCCAATCCG TCGGAAGCCGAATCCCATGTCCTCAGCTTCTTGATTGAAGTGATGAGAAAGTTGAACGCTGATCCTGGGTCATTCGAATCATACCAAAAGGAGCTGAATTCACTGTACCTCGAATATGCACACAATGAATTTGTCATCAGCAATGCCatcgaaattatatttgacCAG TCCATCAATGAACAAAATTTCCGGTACATGGGAGCACGGATTTGTCGCTTACTCGATGCTCTGGACGCATCGCCGGACAGTGTGTTCAGACATTTGTTGCGCCTGAAAATGAACTACAATCAGGAAGAGAATATGGCTTTCATCACCAACGATGCACACAAAGTACGCGGCACAACATTATTCTTGGCTGAACTATACATTCAATTGCAGAAC GACGGACATAGAATCGGCGATGTTGCCAAAAGCATTTACAAGGCAATCAGTTTATTGTTGCAGAAGACCACTCCGGAGAACATTAAATGCGTTTGTCAAACCTTGAAG CTGTGCGGCTACGaactcgaaattgattttcccaTGGAAGCAGCCGACGTTCTCAGCATACTTAAACAAGTGAAAGATATTGATGTTTCAACTGAACGATTATTGAAGTCTGTGCTGGAATTGAGTCAAAATCGTTGGGGACGAACTGAAGCCG TCCTCAATGCACCGATAATTGAACATAACATTCAGCCAAACTACAGTAATGATCCCGTGTTTTATGGGCCCGATGGCGAAATAATCACCGAAGAAGAGAGCAAATTCCTTTCCGATATTCCAGCCTATCCGAATTTCGACTATTGTGAAGA TAGCAATGATGCCGATGAGCTGGCCGAACCTGAACCAGAAATGGATCTAGAAATTCAAATGGCGTTTAAGGACTTTGTGAAAAGTCAACATAATcagaaatga
- the LOC119072401 gene encoding UPF0746 protein DDB_G0281095 isoform X3: protein MDVGVVPHQQHTPYQPYHQLPHQVQHHNPHTMNHNNQMNHNHTNQKRSGRFSVQDRLGLGGPVSHQQQQQQHHHHHHHQQQQQQHHHHQHYNVGSSMGGGSGYHQQQQQQQQQQHHQQNNADVRGSNPSEAESHVLSFLIEVMRKLNADPGSFESYQKELNSLYLEYAHNEFVISNAIEIIFDQSINEQNFRYMGARICRLLDALDASPDSVFRHLLRLKMNYNQEENMAFITNDAHKVRGTTLFLAELYIQLQNDGHRIGDVAKSIYKAISLLLQKTTPENIKCVCQTLKLCGYELEIDFPMEAADVLSILKQVKDIDVSTERLLKSVLELSQNRWGRTEAVLNAPIIEHNIQPNYSNDPVFYGPDGEIITEEESKFLSDIPAYPNFDYCEDSNDADELAEPEPEMDLEIQMAFKDFVKSQHNQK, encoded by the exons ATGGATGTGGGTGTTGTGCCACATCAGCAGCACACACCATATCAGCCGTACCATCAACTGCCGCACCAAGTACAACATCATAATCCACATACAATGAACCATAACAATCAGATGAATCACAATCACACGAACCAGAAACGAAGTGGTCGATTTTCCGTTCAAGATCGTTTGGGCCTTGGTGGACCGGTTTCACatcagcagcagcagcagcagcatcATCACCACCACCATCatcaacagcagcagcagcagcaccatcatcatcaacaCTACAATGTCGGTTCGTCGATGGGTGGCGGTAGCGGTTACcatcagcaacaacaacagcagcagcagcaacaacatcATCAGCAGAATAATGCGGATGTTAGAGGATCCAATCCG TCGGAAGCCGAATCCCATGTCCTCAGCTTCTTGATTGAAGTGATGAGAAAGTTGAACGCTGATCCTGGGTCATTCGAATCATACCAAAAGGAGCTGAATTCACTGTACCTCGAATATGCACACAATGAATTTGTCATCAGCAATGCCatcgaaattatatttgacCAG TCCATCAATGAACAAAATTTCCGGTACATGGGAGCACGGATTTGTCGCTTACTCGATGCTCTGGACGCATCGCCGGACAGTGTGTTCAGACATTTGTTGCGCCTGAAAATGAACTACAATCAGGAAGAGAATATGGCTTTCATCACCAACGATGCACACAAAGTACGCGGCACAACATTATTCTTGGCTGAACTATACATTCAATTGCAGAAC GACGGACATAGAATCGGCGATGTTGCCAAAAGCATTTACAAGGCAATCAGTTTATTGTTGCAGAAGACCACTCCGGAGAACATTAAATGCGTTTGTCAAACCTTGAAG CTGTGCGGCTACGaactcgaaattgattttcccaTGGAAGCAGCCGACGTTCTCAGCATACTTAAACAAGTGAAAGATATTGATGTTTCAACTGAACGATTATTGAAGTCTGTGCTGGAATTGAGTCAAAATCGTTGGGGACGAACTGAAGCCG TCCTCAATGCACCGATAATTGAACATAACATTCAGCCAAACTACAGTAATGATCCCGTGTTTTATGGGCCCGATGGCGAAATAATCACCGAAGAAGAGAGCAAATTCCTTTCCGATATTCCAGCCTATCCGAATTTCGACTATTGTGAAGA TAGCAATGATGCCGATGAGCTGGCCGAACCTGAACCAGAAATGGATCTAGAAATTCAAATGGCGTTTAAGGACTTTGTGAAAAGTCAACATAATcagaaatga